The Streptomyces sp. NBC_00102 genome segment GCCGCCCTCGCCGCCCGCGCCGCGGGTGTTCCGGTCATCGGCGACGGTGGTCTGCAGTACTCCGGCGACATCGGCAAGGCGCTCGCCGCGGGCGCGGACAGCGTGATGCTGGGCAGCCTCCTCGCCGGTTGCGAGGAGTCCCCGGGTGAGCTGATGTTCATCAACGGCAAGCAGTTCAAGTCCTACCGCGGCATGGGCTCGCTGGGCGCGATGCAGTCCCGCGGCCAGGGCCGTTCGTACTCCAAGGACCGTTACTTCCAGGCCGAGGTGTCCTCCGACGACAAGCTCGTGCCCGAGGGCATCGAGGGACAGGTGCCCTACCGGGGCCCGCTGGCCAACGTCCTCCACCAGCTCGTCGGCGGCCTCCGCCAGACCATGGGGTACGTGGGCGCCGCCTCCGTCGACCAGATGGAGAGCAAGGGCCGCTTCGTACGCATCACGTCGGCCGGTCTCAAGGAGAGCCACCCGCACGACATCCAGATGACGGTCGAGGCGCCGAACTACAGCAGGAAGTAGCACCCGCGCGGTGCGGGAGGGGCGGGCCGGGGTTCCCCGGGCCGCCCCTCCGCCGTGTGTCGGGGATACTGGTCAGCGCAGACGTAGAGGGAAAGAGGCCACACATCGTGACTGAGATCGAGATCGGGCGCGGCAAGCGCGGCCGCCGGGCGTACGCATTCGACGACATCGCTGTCGTACCGAGCCGCAGGACCCGGGACCCGAAGGAGGTCTCGATCGCCTGGCAGATCGACGCCTACCGCTTCGAGCTGCCGTTCCTGGCAGCTCCCATGGACTCCGTCGTCTCCCCGCAGCACGCCATCCGCATCGGTGAGCTGGGCGGGCTCGGCGTCCTCAACCTGGAAGGTCTCTGGACCCGCCACGAGGACCCGCAGCCGCTGCTCGACGAGATCGCCGAGATGCCGGTCGAGACCGCGACCCGTCGCCTCCAGGAGATCTACTCCGCGCCGATCCAGGAGGAGCTGATCGGACAGCGCATCAAGGAGGTGCGCGACTCCGGTGTCGTCACCGCCGCCGCGCTCTCCCCGCAGCGCACCGCCCAGTTCTCCAAGGCCGTCGTCGACGCCGGGGTGGACATCTTCGTCATCCGCGGTACGACCGTCTCCGCCGAGCACGTCTCCGGTGCCGCCGAGCCGCTCAACCTCAAGCAGTTCATCTACGAGCTGGACGTCCCGGTCATCGTCGGCGGCTGCGCCACGTACACCGCGGCCCTGCACCTGATGCGCACCGGAGCGGCGGGTGTCCTGGTCGGCTTCGGCGGCGGCGCCGCGCACACCACCCGCAACGTCTTCGGCATCCAGGTGCCGATGGCGACCGCGGTGGCGGACGTGGCGGGTGCCCGCCGCGACTACATGGACGAGTCCGGCGGCCGGTACGTGCACGTCATCGCCGACGGTGGCGTGGGCTGGTCCGGCGACCTGCCGAAGGCCATCGCCTGCGGTGCCGACGCCGTGATGATGGGCTCCCCGCTGGCCCGCGCCACCGATGCTCCGGGCCGCGGCCGCCACTGGGGCATGGAGGCCGTCCACGAGGACGTGCCGCGCGGCAAGCTGGTGGACCTCGGCTCGGTCGGTACGACCGAGGAGGTGCTGACCGGTCCGTCGCACACCCCGGACGGCTCGATGAACATCTTCGGCGCCCTGCGCCGCGCGATGGCCACCACCGGCTACAGCGACCTCAAGGAGTTCCAGCGCGTCGAGGTGACGGTGGCGGACTCGCAGCACCGCCGCTGATCCGTACCGCACACGCAGAGGGTCCCGGCCACCACATGGTGGCCGGGACCCTCTGCGTGTGCCCGGACTCGTCAGTCGGAGATCTTCTTGGCGGCCGAGAACGAGGCGAAACCGGCGATCCCGAAGAAGACGACGCT includes the following:
- a CDS encoding GuaB3 family IMP dehydrogenase-related protein, giving the protein MTEIEIGRGKRGRRAYAFDDIAVVPSRRTRDPKEVSIAWQIDAYRFELPFLAAPMDSVVSPQHAIRIGELGGLGVLNLEGLWTRHEDPQPLLDEIAEMPVETATRRLQEIYSAPIQEELIGQRIKEVRDSGVVTAAALSPQRTAQFSKAVVDAGVDIFVIRGTTVSAEHVSGAAEPLNLKQFIYELDVPVIVGGCATYTAALHLMRTGAAGVLVGFGGGAAHTTRNVFGIQVPMATAVADVAGARRDYMDESGGRYVHVIADGGVGWSGDLPKAIACGADAVMMGSPLARATDAPGRGRHWGMEAVHEDVPRGKLVDLGSVGTTEEVLTGPSHTPDGSMNIFGALRRAMATTGYSDLKEFQRVEVTVADSQHRR